The DNA sequence CTAAGCTGAGGGCTGTGGCTTCTTTAGGAGGATTACTCAGAAACAAATAGCAATATTAATTAGTTCAGTTCCCACACCACGGTTTCTGCAGAGACaagtgctgttttttgttttatagtttctttGCTGTCAAAAGAAAAGGTTGTCTCTCGAAGCTGGTCGGACAGGCACCACTGGTTCCCCACAGGCCACAGGGGCCACCCCCTCACCTCCCTGCCTGGCTGTCAGCATGCCCGATTCTGTCCGCTCGTGCCTCTTTTCCACAGCTTCCAACGCATCTCTGGGTTCTATGCCCACCTTGTTCTCATCAAAACTGTGTGTGTTAGCTGTAGGTTGGACAGTTCTGGGGCAAGAAGTGGTCTGGGTGCTCTCCTGTGCCCAGACTAGTGTCCATGGGCTCTGTTTGCCTTCCCAGTATTTCCACTGTCACatgattaaaaatggaaaagtggGCATTTTGACTGTTTATCAAACGGAATAAGGAAAATGAGTGTATTTATCATATCTTCACCTCTGTAGAATCTTTCCTGGGCCTTTCCTAGTGGTATTTGGTCTATCTGGGGATGTCAGCATCTGTCTGCCCGGTCTtatggaaagccttcagggagcgGGTGTCTGTCTTTCACACACTAATCTtcccctttgctttttttttcttttaacctcatTACTATAGGGAATTCAGTTGGCAGCCTTTTGACTAGATATTTATAACTCGTATCTGAGAATAATCTCAAGGGAAAAGAGACCTTGTTCTGTTTCAGACGATACTGAGTTTTGCTTAAAATGTTTCATAAGGgaagaaatttatttctgtagatttatctagctttttaaaaaattggcattGTTATGGCTCTAacagctatgtgtgtgtgtgtgtctgtgtgtttaggACAACATTTACAGAGTCACTTAGTATAACTTGAAGTTTTTCCAGTTATTCACTGGTATgtgcttttttctccctttcagaggtgtttctttgaatttattgGATATGGAAAAAAGATGTGTTTAATGTATCCCTCTCATTTCAGTTCACTGTCTCTTTTCTggcaattattctttttttttctcttcggTGCAGTAGTAGAGAATGAAATCCAAGCAAGCATAGACCAGATATTCAGCCATCTAGAACGTCTGGAGATTTTGTCCAGCAAGGAGCCCCCTAACAAAAGACAGAATGCCAAACTGTGAGTGCTCTCTTTGATACCCTCAGCCCGTCAGGAGAGGCTGGCGAATATTCTTGAAAATCCATTACAGATTGGAAAACTGAGACTCTGTAAAGATACAGTTTCCCTAAAGGGCACGATTCCATTTCAGTGATGCTTCTTCAGTATTAAAAACCCTGTGAGGTTAGTGGCTCAGAAACCTCGTGTCTCCTCACATTGGGTCGTTTGGAAATTTTACATCCGGTGCTGTTTTTCTGACCAGACCCAGGCCTCTCGAAGCATACTGCCATCAGAGAGGTTGGCTCTGGCCTTTGGTTCCTGCTGCCTTCTTGGgttgaaatgaaatcttgcccttaaTCACTTAAATCTTGCCCTTCATCACTTAAATCACTTAAATGGGGACACCGTTTATAATGAAATGCTGGTCGCATGTTTGATACCCCCCCATGAAATTGAATTGAAACCCCCCTTAccacctccaccccagcccctgctcccagaAGTTTTCTGAAACTTTGTTGATGTTTTACTCGAAAGATGCCCTTGGGCTGCTTCTTGGAAAGCGATACAGTCCATAGAAGGTCGGGGAGAGGTCCTTGAGCCTGCTTTCTGTCACCTGTTCCCTGTCAGGCATCCAGACTCAGAGACCAGCAGATGCTTAAGGAAAGCTGCTGGAGTCTCGTGGGCTACACCCAACTGGAACCACAGGCTGCTGCTCTTTTTCTCACCATCCTCCCTCAAAATCAGATGATTTTGGCGGGGGTAACATGCAGCGGTGTAGGGAGAAGCAAGGGGACATCTTGAATACAACGCCTGGCCACAGCAGGTGTGCGGCCCCGGGCTCCTGcaatgtaatctctctctccatcaattCCAGTCGTGTTGACCAGTTAAAGTATGACGTCCAGCACCTGCAGACCGCTCTCCGAAACTTCCAGCATCGGCGATACGCAAGGGAACAGCAGGAGAGACAGCGAGAGGAGCTTCTGTCTCGCACGTTCACCACCAACGTAAGCCAGGCTCTGGGGGTGGATCCGCGGGTCCGTGGCAGTTCCCTGGCACTGCGGCGGGGGCCTTGGAGCTTCATCCATTCCGGGAGGTGTCTGAAGCCcgccgaggaggaggaggagcctaAACGGAAATGACAGTGGCTTTCGTGCATTGCCACTCACACGAGACCTAGACAGGGACTCTCCTTTGCTAATACAAAAGCCCAAAAAGGAAGCAGTTATGTCGAGGGAATGGGCAGAGGGGAAAATGACCGAGGTCAAAATGGTTCGACCGAGAGATGGAAGTTCACACGGTGGAAGCGATTTTTTTTCTGATCAGATAGAGCTGGTGACGAGAATGGAGATGGTCTATCAGGAGGGCAGCATTCAGCATTCCAAAGCTGCCTTCGGAAGTGCTTGTCGCTGTGCCGTGTCTGTGCGTGACTCCAGGGTCGGACACATGGAAATGTTTTTGCCCCAAGTCTGAGCAGCAATTTGGAGGAATTCGTTAACAGATACATACTTTGTTTTGGACGGATTGCTTAACTTTGAGCCTGTTCGAAAGTGGCCTGTTGGTGTGCATGTTTGATTTTGGGGACACCCTTGGCCCTGCCCTTGAGTCTCTATAGGATCATTTACTGCACATGGCTGTAGAGCACACTGGCCTTTTTCATGTCCTGTAGCCTATGTTTCCACCCGGCGAGGTGGGCTTGGTGgtcattttgtcttcattttctaatGAGGTCTTAGCTTTCTCTACCTGTCAGAGTTCAGATCAATCCATGTTTCACAGACGTCTGTCTCTTTGCTGTGTCCCCACTGGCAGTAAAGTTTGCAGAGTGTTCCAGAATGTGCCTGCATAGTTTTTACTCCTCTAGGGTAAGCAGTCACATATCGGTGATTAATAATCCAACAACGTAATGAGGACGTGTTGGTGGTAGAGCTGTAAGCATAGTGGCCTTTcccttttatttgtattttcacgTTTTCATAGCCGCCTTTTAGAACTATACAGCACACTGAAAGGTGTGTGGACCTTTGGTAGTCATGGCATTGGGTCTTCAGGCCTGTTTAAGACCAGGGACAATGGCTCAGAATTACTCTTGTTTCCTACCAGCTTGGTGAGCTGCGGTGCACACGGCATCCTTAGTACAAACTGACTTGCCAGATGAGCTACTTACTGGTCAATGCTCATTAGCTGTTAGAGGGTAAGAAAGATTTGCGTATAAAAGGCATTCTGCTGATGCTTGTCAAATGAGAAAGGgacattcattgattcattcaaacCCTGGAGTCCTATGTCTTCCCTCCAGCCCCCGCCGAGTGTTGGCTGTGTGCAGAACGCTGTGGAAGATGCCGAGAGTAAAGCTCATAAAAAAAGCCCGGGCCGGGGCTCCTCCCTGCGAGGTGTTCCTGTGCGAGCTGCAGGGACAGAGTGCAGGGGCGTGAGAATTGGTTCCGAACCTGtgcagcagaggagagggggtgTAGCCTCTTGGTGGTGATTGAAAGAGGTGAGAAGGGCACAGCTTGCCAGACCGAAGAGTGTGCCGTGGTCGGGAGGCAGGAAAGAACGGAAGCATGGCCAGTCCCGAATGACTTCTGTATACAGTCCCCTGTGGTGTAAACTCAGCCCCAGGACCGATCTCGGGGTTGGTCTCTACAGGATGGTTAGGAGGGGGCcgggctctgcattcagtagTGGGCTGCAGGCCCCGCCGGACTTAGCAGCTCACCATGGCCTCGGGCAAGCTACTCTACTTCTCGGCTTCCGTTTCTTCACTTCTAAAATGGGGACACCGTAGTAACCGTGTCGTGGTGTTAGAATGAGGATTAAGTGAATTTAGGGTAGTGCACATGCAGAGTGGAAAATGCTTGATCATTGTGTccgttttccctccctccctttctttgcAGCCCTTTCTTGCCTGCTTAGGAGAATTGTCCCATTCAGGCCACCGTTAGGCCATCGACGGGAAGCATGGGCTTCTCTATCCTGAGTCTCCATCTAGCAAACATTTAGCGAACATTTAGTGCTGAGTTCAGACAAAGCCAAGGAGAGGAAGTGGGGAACCAGCTAAATTCATAGAGAAGTAGTCAGAGAAAGCCTTTAGGAGAAGGCCAGCGAGGCCTTGAAGGACTGATGCTTTTCCCTAAGCAGTGGTCACGGTGGAGAGGCGGGAATGGACGGACCTTGGGTACGACATTCCTCCGCAGAGTGCCAAGTCGGAGGAAAGCTGTTCTTCCCCGGGGCGAACAGAGGCCATCGCCGTCTTGGGGTTTTCTTCTCTCTGAGGCACCTTGATTCTTGCATCATTCCCTCTGGCTGTTCCTCCGACTTGGCCTTGGCCGAAAGGCAGAGCGGCCAGGTGTTGCGGGAGCCCAGGAGCTGAGCAGCCTGCAGAGCTAACCCAGTGCCTGCGTCTCTCCACAGGACTCTGACACCACCATCCCAATGGATGAGTCGCTGCAGTTCAACTCCTCCCTCCAGAAAATTCACCACGGCATGGATGACCTCATTGGAGGAGGGCACAGTATTCTGGAGGGACTGAGGGCCCAGAGACTGACCTTGAAGGTGGGGGCccttctgggggacagggaaGAGGCCCCTGGTTTTGGCCTCATCCAACAGTTTGGTACCTGTGTTTACATTGTGGTTCCATATCCTCACATTTTGAGATCTTGACAGGGTCTGGGATCCTTCCTGTTGGAGCTGAATCATTTCGAGGCCACAGGTCACCACGCTCTCTTCGCCAGTAGCTATTTCTTGCGCTCGCAGCAAAACCTAAAACCTAATTTGGCCTCTCTTGGTAACTAGGTCCTTTTCCATTTATCGAACTCATGAAAGTGGCTGCCACGAAAGGAACCAATAAGACCAAGAAATTCCGGTTTTAGATATGACAGAATCCATGAGTCTTAAGACGGTAGATGCTGTACATGGTGCCCCCCCTTCTGCGGCTTCCCTGAGAGCCCCCACTGTGGACCACCTTGGAGCCGAGACCTTTTGTGCTCCTGTAACTGATCCCCCGCTGGTGGGGTCTTAGGGCCGCCCTGGTTGACTGGCAGCAGTTCTAGAGCACCGGGTGCTGACCCACAGCAATCTCCTTAGTCACAGGTGTTTCTAGAAGCCCTGCCTCATTGGGTGAGACTCAaactgcgccccccccccccaccaacgcCGTCCCCCGGGAGTGGTTTACAGAAACATTACACAGATTCTGATGTCAGTCCTGGTGTTTCTGCCTCAGCCCTTTTCCTGTATCAGCCCTGATGGATAATGGGGTGTGGGCCGTGCCTGTTATCAGGGTGTGGTCCCCTGTGAACACAGCGCTCCCAGCCACTGAGCTGTGAGAAACAGTCACTCGGAAGTGTGAGCTTTATCTTAGTTTTTGTTGGACCGCGTTGAGCCTGTGAGCTCTGCAGGACTTTTGGAGGGAGCCGAACAGCCCCGGCCATCTTTACCGGGGACATCAGGCGAGCTGTTGAGGGACACTTGTCCTGTCATTGGCCGTGGGGCTTCTCATGGTCTGGAAGCGTGGTCTCCAGTAGCGGTAATCACAACTGATACATGATGATTCATCAGCCCTTTCTTTAGAAAACTGCCCATATCCCAGAAAAATAGTAAAACCCTTTTGTCTATTTAAAGTTAATAGAGTATGTGcgagagcagggggtgggggcggggggcttggagacggagagggagaatcttcagcaggcccCATGCTTctcaggggctcgatctcacgaccctgagatcatgacatgagccacaatcaagagttggacactaacCGACtcagcccccaggcacccctggaaaacCCTATCAGGACAGGACTCACCAAGTTGCGCTAACATCGACCTGGTGGGGGTTAGTTGAGGCTTCTGGTTGAAGCCAGCGTTTACGGGTCCCAGCAAATTCCGGTGTCACAGGGAGTCCAagctgtccccagaaagaagtGCTGGGAAGCCTGCGAGGAGGGTGGAGTTGGAATGTGAAGTTTCTAATTTGGTTTCCTCTGTGCATCTACTACTGCCTACTTGTCTCTTGTGTCTTGATTTCCACCACCTGCCTCCAGCCCCGCTCCCATCAGGGGTTTTTCTGCCTAAACCATTGGGAAGGAACATAGTGGAGAGCATGAAGGAACTGAGCTGTGATCTGGAGAAATTTGTGTTTGGaaaggaatacttttttttttcttttttaaatttatgttcatTTTCAGGTTAGTTTAGAAGCTTGATACTGCCGCTTCATACAGTGATGAAATCACCTGCTCTCAGCTAAGCAGAGCCTAGTGAGACCTAAATTTTACCATCACTGTCATGGAAAAAACCCTCCTCTGCCAACAGTAAAGTTGGACTCGAGAGGTTGGACTTGAGCGATCCCTCTCTGTGAGGCTCGTTCATCATTGTCTGGGCTGAACCTGGGTTTTGAATTCCTGTCTGTGATGCCTcatgttgttttcatttctgcGTCTTCTCTCCTCATTAATGCATTGTTTGTTTAAAAGACCCATGGAGGGCATTAGGGCAGATGCCATCGTAAGGTTACAGTGGGTGGGGCGCGTGGAAGGAGGTTTGGGTCTGCCCCAGGAGTCGTTTATACTCGTTACTTCATAAGAAATTGAGTGTGCTTATGAACAAAActtagaaagaagagaggaagggcaggctgGGTCATGTGGGCTATTGATTTAGGAGTAAAATACCCTTTTGGTTTTGGTGGCATTTATGTAAGGGGTCGCTGTGTTGGTGTCTGTCATTCCATGTCACCCACGTCAGACTGTTTGGTAAACATGGATGTTGGCCCACATGTTACATGCCAAAGAATCTTAGAGGTTTCTATTCTACAAGGTGAATGGGCTGACAGCCAGGATTTTGGAGttagggagcagaggaagagtttTTTGATGttgccctaaaaaaaaaaaaaacacataaaacattccagtgtaaaaaatttttcttgaggTATAATGTACCTGCACGTGTACAGATCTGATTTGTGCAGGTCGTTGCATTTTGGCAAACACACACCCTTTGTAACTCACACTTCTGTCCTGACAGAGACCATTTCCATCGGCCCTGAACAGTCCCTCCTGCTTTTCCCAGCCAGGTGACCCCTCCTTCCAGGCAGCCATTGTTCTGCTTTATCTCCCATAAAGTAGTTTTGCCTATTACTGAACTTCATATAGATGTATTTGGAAGTGTGGCTTCTTCCTCTTGGGAGTGTTTTCCAGGCTCTTCCACATTGTTCCATGTCAATCTTTAGGTTCTCTTTATTGTCAGATAGTATCCCCATTATGCCGATTTACTGAACATTGTCTACCCATTCTCTGGTTGATGTACTCCTGGATTGTTCCCAGTGTTtggctcttctgttttcttttagaagcttTATGTTTAATTCTGTGATCCATCTCAAATTCATTTTTGTGCATAATTTGAGTTGAGACTCTTCTCACATAAGCCATGTATCAGATACGTAGAAGATGTGTGTCTATGTGTCCGTGATACATATGTGTGCTAGAGTCCAGTGTCCCAGCACATTGGTGGAAAAGACTTTTCTTGCCTCCTTGCTTTGCTCTGGTACCTCCATCCAAAGTCATCAGAGCATAAGCGTGGATCTGTTTCTGATTAATGCTGCTTTTTATATACATCAGGCGTGACCAGGAGACTGCATATTGGTAAAGTCCCACTCCTTGGCAAAAACAAGTTGAtcgtttttctttctctgcctctctgctccagGGGACTCAGAAGAAGATCCTCGACATTGCCAACATGCTGGGCTTGTCCAACACAGTGATGCGGCTCATTGAGAAGCGGGCTTTCCAGGACAAGTACTTCATGATCGGTGGGATGCTGCTCACCTGTGTGGTCATGTTCCTCGTGGTGCAGTACCTGACATGAACCAGTTACACCCTGCGGCTGCGCATCGCTCCCACCGCGCGAGGGTCCGTGTGAGAGTGTGTGCGAGAGCGAGACGGAGGGCCCGGAGGCTGCCTTCCGAAATGTATGCCCTTCTTCACTGTGAAGACCACTTGCAAGTCCTTGTGATCTGTAACCTCGTGGAGGTTTCAAACCTGCTCTGTTTTCTGTGATACCTCGGAGGGGGAAGTGAATGCCACCAAGACACATGGTCCTTAGGAAATGAAAGAAgtacccattctctctctttcttgccctCACTGGGGGGAGGAAGTGACATAAAGGGAAGgggtgaagaaggaaggaggagggaaaggatggCTTTGTTGGTTTTGTCCATGTAGATGACGTGCACCCTGGGAAGGCTTTCGTCACGAGCCCTGCAGATAGGACTGTCTACTTTGGCTTCGCCTAGCCGTTCTGGCTCTTAATGGGTAGGTTAGAGCAGAAGCAAAacaaaggaggggaaagaggTCTTCTTTCCCTGCGTCATTATAGCACATGGATTTCCCTGCCCTTGCTACTAGCTCCCCTCACCTCCCAGTGACATGCAGATGACTAACTGCCAATATTTGTCACCCTTTCCTTGGAAGCAGCCACCTAGAGGAGACAGAGGCACTGATGTTATTGAAGACAGCAAGTAAGATTTTCCACATTACAGTGGTTCTGTGTCGGTCCTTTCTAAAGTGAGGCCAGTGTTATTCCCTGAGAATGTTCGGTGTCGAGACCGAAGACCctaatcactgattttttttttttttcctctttccccagaGGTTAATAGAATGGGTGGCTTTGTAGTTCCCAGGACTGTAGCCTGGCGTCACGCCCAGGCTCTGGGGGGCTTCTGCCCCCAAGAAAATCGCTTTGCGCCAAGGTTAGTTTTGGGTCCCTTAGGGCATCTTTTCTAGTTTTAGCGTCTCTGATTCTctggctctcttcccttccctgaaatctAGCAGCTGCCAGCCAGGCCCCCGTTCTGCCCAGATCTTGTGGGCAGGGGCCACCGTGGAGACGTCCCTCGTGCCCTGTAGAGTCTCTCTTGTCAGGGACTGGGacccttttccttctctgaccAATCCCGGATCGGGGCTGTACCAGTTCCTGGTGTAGTGTGGAACACTGTTGGTAAAACCAGCCTCTGTGTCATGGCCAGGTGCTGCAGGCGCTAGAAGGACCCGGTCAGCATGTGTTTTCACCTGTCACAGGCCCTACCACGCCCTGGGCTCAGTAGTAGCCTTATGGCAGGACATCAAATAACACTCGGCATTTCCCAGAACTGGAACCTTGGTCAGTATTAACTGTGCCTGGGCTTGTCCTGCCCAACCTGCgtcctgtgtttgttttttgtcaccGGGATGGTCAtctgtctcctcttccttttctgtgtgtgttccaGTCCACCTCTCTTCTTTACCTCCCCCCTGTTTCTGCAGCAGTGTTAGTCCTCCAGGCATACCCTCTGATGAGTGTGTCTTCATTATCACAGATATTTAACATGCGTTTTCCCTGAGTTCACACTTGGGCTCTCTGTTGCTCTTAGCCCTCTGCGCTAAGCAGGGGCCCTGGACGTCCGGAGAAGGGGGAACCTGTGGGTTGCGAGCCCTGCCAGAGTGAGGACGGTGGCCTGGAGGGTAGACCGAAGAGTCTGAGTGTCTTTAGACCTAGGTCTGACTTCGGGGAGGTGAAATTTCCGGCACGCCCAGCACCCCGGCCCACACAGGGATCTTTAGCATTCCATAAAAAGAGTTCCATAACGTGGATATTTAAACTGCACAGACCCGGTTGTCCTGTTCCCTGGGCATCTGAGGATCCTGCCAAAGAGCAGCCTTTAGAGGAGGGTGCATG is a window from the Neovison vison isolate M4711 chromosome 5, ASM_NN_V1, whole genome shotgun sequence genome containing:
- the GOSR2 gene encoding Golgi SNAP receptor complex member 2 isoform X2, which gives rise to MEPLYQQTHKQVHEIQSHMGRLETADKQSLHLENEIQASIDQIFSHLERLEILSSKEPPNKRQNAKLRVDQLKYDVQHLQTALRNFQHRRYAREQQERQREELLSRTFTTNDSDTTIPMDESLQFNSSLQKIHHGMDDLIGGGHSILEGLRAQRLTLKGTQKKILDIANMLGLSNTVMRLIEKRAFQDKYFMIGGMLLTCVVMFLVVQYLT
- the GOSR2 gene encoding Golgi SNAP receptor complex member 2 isoform X1, coding for MEPLYQQTHKQVHEIQSHMGRLETADKQSLHLVENEIQASIDQIFSHLERLEILSSKEPPNKRQNAKLRVDQLKYDVQHLQTALRNFQHRRYAREQQERQREELLSRTFTTNDSDTTIPMDESLQFNSSLQKIHHGMDDLIGGGHSILEGLRAQRLTLKGTQKKILDIANMLGLSNTVMRLIEKRAFQDKYFMIGGMLLTCVVMFLVVQYLT